CCCCGCCAAGCCCGCCCTGCTGCGGCTGCTGGCCCGCGAGTACCTGCGGGCCCGCCGGGTGCGCCGGGTGCGCGCAGGGCGTCGAGGGCGTTGAGGGGTCAGGCGGTGGCCGTCGGCGGGTGGGCGGCGGCGATGCCGGCCAGGACCAGGTCGAGGCCGGAGCGGAACTGCTCGCGGTCGTCGTGCTCGCGCAGCTGGTCGGCGACGGTGCGGGTGAAGGAGTAGGCGGCGGGGTCGAGGCCCTGCCAGGCGTTGGCGGCGTCGGCGAGCACCCGGGGGCGGTCGACGCCGGGGTCGAGGGCGTGGGCGGCGGCGGTGTTGGCGGCGTTCAGCGCGGTGGCGCCGAGGATGTAGTGCATCAGTGCCGAGGCGGCGGTGAACCAGCCCTCGACGGGCACGCCCATCGCCCGGACGTGGCGGCCCAGCGCCTCGAAGATCCGCGGGCCGACGGTGCCGCCGGGCCGCCCGGCCAGCTGGGCGGCGATCTGGGCGGAGAGCCAGGGGTGCGCCTCGGCGGCCTCGAACAGGCGCAGCGCGACGGCGTGGACGCCCTCCCAAGGCCGGTCCGCGTCCGGGCCGTCGGGGGTTGCCGGGCTGTCCGTGGCAGCCGGGTCGTCCGGGGCGAGCGGGAGGGCGCGGGCCACCACCGCCTCCGTCGCGGCGGCCAGCAGTTCGTCCTTGTTGGCGACGTGCCAGTAGATCGCGCCCGCGCCGGTGGCCAGCCGCTCGGTGAGCACGCGGAAGGTCAGCCCGCCCTCGCCCGCCGCGTCCAGCACCTCGACGGCGGTCTC
This is a stretch of genomic DNA from Kitasatospora fiedleri. It encodes these proteins:
- a CDS encoding TetR/AcrR family transcriptional regulator; the protein is MTSPTPRSPRRTARRSDALSRERIVETAVEVLDAAGEGGLTFRVLTERLATGAGAIYWHVANKDELLAAATEAVVARALPLAPDDPAATDSPATPDGPDADRPWEGVHAVALRLFEAAEAHPWLSAQIAAQLAGRPGGTVGPRIFEALGRHVRAMGVPVEGWFTAASALMHYILGATALNAANTAAAHALDPGVDRPRVLADAANAWQGLDPAAYSFTRTVADQLREHDDREQFRSGLDLVLAGIAAAHPPTATA